A stretch of DNA from Salmo trutta unplaced genomic scaffold, fSalTru1.1, whole genome shotgun sequence:
ATATAACAATGGATAATTCTCCAAGTAAAAACAGCATAGTATGTTCAATTAAACAACATAGTAGGTAATTCAATAATTTTCTCCATAATGGTTACATAAAacaggttacttaaggcaaaaacaaaagtagggtggttggtcggggtggatgagTGGGCGTATAAcacaaacgtctagcaaccccaaggttgcgtgtttgaatctcatcaccgAAAACTTTAGCAACTTTGCAATTACTTTATAGCTACGTTGCAACTACTTATCAAGTTAGCTAACTCTTCCCCTAATCCTttcagctaacccttcccctaaccttaacccctagagCTAGTtggcgttagccacctagctgttagcaacaacaaattgtaatttgtGACATATGATACGTTTAACAAATTGTtattcataacatatcattaaAAATGGataatggacatccacaaattaagaTACCATACGTTACATATCATAGTAAATGGAGTGTTTTGGTTTAATATATGCAcaaaataatacgaaatgctctgagaccaagttgagaaaaccaggcacagctcatcactcGTCaaacaccatccctacagtgaaccctggtggcagcatcatgctttggggatgctATTCAGctgcatggactgggagactgggaaggatagagggaacaatgaatggatccaaatacaggcaaatccttgatgatgACCTGCTTTAGAGTGCAAACAACTTTAGACTGAGGcaaagatttacgttccaacaggacaatgacctcaagcttacagccaaagcaatgctgggaTGACTTCAGAACAacaatgtgaaagtccttgagtggcccagccaaagcctagACTTGAAcgcattgaaaatctgtggattGAAgtacttgaagattgctgtttttcgccgctccccatctaatttaacagagcttgagaaaaggaagaatgggagaaaaccgccaaatccagatgtgcaaagctgatacagacaaaCCCAAGAGGACGCAAAtctgtattcgctgccaaaggtgcttctacaaagtatagactcaggggtgtgaatacttatgtaaattagatttctgtatttaattttcaatacatttgctaaaatattTTTATATTGATTGAGATGTAGCCTACATTGGGCTTTTATGATATcctttacaaatcaaatcaaactacattttatcggtcacatacacatatttagcagatatgTGAGTgagtagcaaaatgcttgtgttcctagctccaacagtgcagtaatatctccTTTCTTTCTGTAatgtttcctttctttctgtgccaccaaatgtttgcataatattaaagttaccaggttgttagggCCATACTGGCCAAACATTTTGTTCTTTTATTTCTATTATAATAGAGATGTGTGGACATGTGTATTCATATTTAGAAGCATCGTGGAAAGCAGTATCGTTTTTGTTTTGGAAGAATCTGTTCAGTTCATGCTGAGACAAACCAAAAAGGAaaatccccacacacacacacaccacacacacacacacacacacactctaatgaAACTCAGCTGTAAATCAACATCTGTCTTGGCTTAATGTGTGTTTTTCTGGAAAACAATCCTGTGATTCATAACAGTTCCTGGAAACGGTTAACATCTATTCAGTCTCCACAGAATCTTGTGACTTTATATGGGTGGTTCAGAGAGGACTTTGAGAGTAAAGAGCAGGAGACACAGGCCTTTAGTTCTGAACTATACAtcctttaaaaataaaacactgagaTTCCCAAAGGCAGGTCATCTCCCAATCAAGCTTTAACATAGAGTGGATTTGTGTCACTATGGCAGTATGATTTCTGCCACTAGTGGCTGTGTCAGTAGCTGGTCGGCGGGCCCCAGTGTCAGCGCCCCTTGGAGACTGAGTCTCTGCTCTGCGCTCAGCGCCGGAGTCTCGTAGTGGACACGCAGCCATGGCTGCCCTGGGGTCAGAGGGCAAAGGTCAGTCAGATCAGGGTGAcactgactaacacacacacacacagggtcagagAGTTCTCACCTTTCGCCACCTTCTGTCCCAAAGACACCAGAAGCTCCGCCCCCACGCTGTGATTGACAGGGTCTCCGGCCTTTGAACGTCCCGCCCCCAACCTGTGCAGCACCTGAGCAATGACCATGCCGTCTATGTCCAGCACTGTCCCTGCAGACACCAAAAGACAAAGTCATGCAGTGTATACATGTGTGTGCGCATTTGTGTATCTGtacctgtgggtgtgtgtgtgtgtgtgtgtgtgtgtgtgtgtgttaccgtggCCCTGTGTCTCCAGTTCTGTCTGGTAGTGTGCCCGTCTCAGGATGCTGTAGTAGTCTGTGTTGGTTGAACAGAGTGATGCAGCGATCTGACTGGTTACTCCCTGACCAATCATCATGTTCTGGAACTTTTCCAGGGCTGCACCATTCTGCAGGGTTGTAGAGATCACCTTTTTACCCTCCTCCAGGCTCCCTGCACGGCCAACCATCCACAACAGCagcccacctacacacacacacagacacacagacagacacagaagatTGACTTGAATTTGAAGGTAATGACTTCAGAATGACTTGGAACTTCCACAGCTTCTGTGTCTAGACTGTAGCTAAGCCCGAGCAGCACTGACATTCTAACTAGGTCTTTGTCTGCTTGGTTTTGGTCCAAAGGAACCAATTcactgagtttgtgtgtgtttgtgtgtctgtgtgtattcctCACCCAGACTTGTGACCAGCTCCAGTATGTCGTCTGGCCCCCTCCCCTTTAGACACTCCAGGGACTCCATCACTTCCAGAGTGTTCCCCACACAGCGACCAATAGGACAGTTCATACGACTAAGCACCGCCCCCGTACGGATCCCCAAACTGTTCCCAACTGTCACCTGCAGGAGAGATTGGGGTCAAGGGTCACGGCTCTGCTTTTTGTTATGGCCTTTCTATTCCAGACTTGACAACCAGGTGAGTTCCTAACTAAATCAACGACCTTATttgatcaatcaagtacaaggcaGGAGTGAAAACATGGCCCTCCAGACATTCAAACAAGAATGGGGTAAAGGTCAGGTATCAGTGTTAGGGTTACCATGGACTGGGCCAGTGACTTGGCACTGCCCAGGTCTTTGTAGAGAGCTGCATTCCCAAACTTCACATCCAGAACCAACGCATTCAGAGACTCAGCACCCTTCTTAGAGATGATAGAGCctggagaggacacacacactattcagatgttcatttctctactttGAAAGGTAGTCCagtttgctgttgttgttgttgtcagacctgTGATGAGTGGGAGGCTGTCGACTGTAGACGTAACGTCTCTCAGAGCGTACATGACCTTATCAGCAGGCACCAGGTTATCTGTCTGTCCTACAATGCAACAGCCAACCTCCTCCAGGATTCCATGCAGCTGAGGATGGTGCCACAATATCACACGTTAATaacaagagagaacgagagagagagatagagatagagagagagagagagagagtacctgTTGTACTGACTGATAGACGTTAAAGCCAGGGATAGACTCCAGTTTGTCGAGCGTGCCGCCTGTGTGCGCCAGACCTCTGCCACTTATCATGGGTACCTATGGACACAGCTTCTGATAGTcagacacagtcagacacacacacacacacacgtagacacacacacacacacatagacacacacacacacatagacacacacacacacatagacacacacacacacagacacac
This window harbors:
- the LOC115188413 gene encoding thymidine phosphorylase isoform X3, with product MAQHEQSAASFPEHIRKKRNGEQLSAGEIRDFVQGVKDKTIQESQIGAMLMAIWLQGMVAEETLALTKEMMMSGEVMSWPAEWEGLVVDKHSTGGVGDKISLVLAPALAACGCKVPMISGRGLAHTGGTLDKLESIPGFNVYQSVQQLHGILEEVGCCIVGQTDNLVPADKVMYALRDVTSTVDSLPLITGSIISKKGAESLNALVLDVKFGNAALYKDLGSAKSLAQSMVTVGNSLGIRTGAVLSRMNCPIGRCVGNTLEVMESLECLKGRGPDDILELVTSLGGLLLWMVGRAGSLEEGKKVISTTLQNGAALEKFQNMMIGQGVTSQIAASLCSTNTDYYSILRRAHYQTELETQGHGTVLDIDGMVIAQVLHRLGAGRSKAGDPVNHSVGAELLVSLGQKVAKGQPWLRVHYETPALSAEQRLSLQGALTLGPADQLLTQPLVAEIILP
- the LOC115188413 gene encoding thymidine phosphorylase isoform X2, translating into MSVQEQRSGTVSFSLIWQIQLASSANRNALLKHTFQHNTRTVLSQAVCQSAVCQSTVCQSAVCQSTVCQSTVCQSAVCQSAAGMAQHEQSAASFPEHIRKKRNGEQLSAGEIRDFVQGVKDKTIQESQIGAMLMAIWLQGMVAEETLALTKEMMMSGEVMSWPAEWEGLVVDKHSTGGVGDKISLVLAPALAACGCKVPMISGRGLAHTGGTLDKLESIPGFNVYQSVQQLHGILEEVGCCIVGQTDNLVPADKVMYALRDVTSTVDSLPLITGSIISKKGAESLNALVLDVKFGNAALYKDLGSAKSLAQSMVTVGNSLGIRTGAVLSRMNCPIGRCVGNTLEVMESLECLKGRGPDDILELVTSLGGLLLWMVGRAGSLEEGKKVISTTLQNGAALEKFQNMMIGQGVTSQIAASLCSTNTDYYSILRRAHYQTELETQGHGTVLDIDGMVIAQVLHRLGAGRSKAGDPVNHSVGAELLVSLGQKVAKGQPWLRVHYETPALSAEQRLSLQGALTLGPADQLLTQPLVAEIILP
- the LOC115188413 gene encoding thymidine phosphorylase isoform X1, producing MSSRWQKRDQSRPDRKVSFSLIWQIQLASSANRNALLKHTFQHNTRTVLSQAVCQSAVCQSTVCQSAVCQSTVCQSTVCQSAVCQSAAGMAQHEQSAASFPEHIRKKRNGEQLSAGEIRDFVQGVKDKTIQESQIGAMLMAIWLQGMVAEETLALTKEMMMSGEVMSWPAEWEGLVVDKHSTGGVGDKISLVLAPALAACGCKVPMISGRGLAHTGGTLDKLESIPGFNVYQSVQQLHGILEEVGCCIVGQTDNLVPADKVMYALRDVTSTVDSLPLITGSIISKKGAESLNALVLDVKFGNAALYKDLGSAKSLAQSMVTVGNSLGIRTGAVLSRMNCPIGRCVGNTLEVMESLECLKGRGPDDILELVTSLGGLLLWMVGRAGSLEEGKKVISTTLQNGAALEKFQNMMIGQGVTSQIAASLCSTNTDYYSILRRAHYQTELETQGHGTVLDIDGMVIAQVLHRLGAGRSKAGDPVNHSVGAELLVSLGQKVAKGQPWLRVHYETPALSAEQRLSLQGALTLGPADQLLTQPLVAEIILP